GAGCCGGCGTTGTGGCGGCCAAGGCAAGCGCTTGGGCAACCGCGTCCGCATCCTGTTCGATGCGGCGAACGCTCTCGATGACCTTGGCGGATGCCTCCGCCACGACCGCTTCTTGATGTTGGGCTTCCAGCAGGTGGATGGACCGGCTGTATTCCCGGGTCATCAACAAGGAAACTACCGTGGCTGGGGTGAGCGCCAGCAGCACCAAGGCCACCACCACCTTGATGCGAATCGAGAGGCCGCGGCGTGAGGGTTCAGGGCTTGACGGGGCCATCCTGCCAGGCGCGCTCCCCTTGGTCGCTTCGCTTGAGGATCTGGAACTCGACGCGGCGATTCTTGGCGCGGTGCTCGTCGCTGTCGTTGCCGACGAGGGGCCGGCGGGGGCCGAATCCTCGCGCTTCCAGCCGCCGTTCGTCCACGTCATGGGACACCAGCCAGCGCATCACCGAGAGCGCGCGGCGGCGAGACAGATCCATGTTGGCGGCCTCGCGCCCGACGTTGTCGGTGTGACCGTCCACAGCAACGCGAACGATGTCCGGGTGGTCGTTCATGACCCGGGCGACCTCGGTCAAGAGCCCAAAGCTCGATGCTTCGATGCGATCGCTGCCCGTAGCGAAATTGACCTGCTGCAAGATGACGATCTGCGTGCCCTCTAGTCGCACGGACTCGGGGCAGCCGTTGGTCTTCGGGTCTTCGGTGCGCTTGCCGTGCTCACGCGGGCAGGCGTCGTCGGCGTCCAACACGCCGTCACCGTCGCCGTCGGCCGGGCATCCGTGCCGCTTTGGATCCACGCTCGACACACCTGCCTGCTGCGGGCAGGCGTCGTCCACGTCGAGAATGCCATCCGCGTCACTGTCCAAGGGACACCCCAAGCGCTCGGGTGGCGTCTTCGTCTCACCGTATTGGTCGGGGCACGCGTCCTTGGCGTTGAGCACGCCGTCGCGATCTCGGTCGTCGGAGTTGGCGGACCGAGGCTCCGCCGGGCGCGGCGCGGGCGCATCGACTTTCGCCTCGTCGCCCTTCGGCTGTTGGGCGAGGGCGCCTGGGCTCACTTCGCCGCCAGGCGCGAACGAAACGGCAAATACCACGCGATAGCGGGGCGTGCCGGCCGCCTCCGAGAGGCCCGGACCAGCACCGAGGGTGGCCTGCCAGGGGCCGTGCTCGTAGCGCGCGGACACGAGCGCTTCCAGATTGGTGTGGGCTCGCGAGAAGAGGTCTGCATCCACGCGAGAGCGAGTGCTGCCGAAGATCTCCCCGCTGATCCAGATGGGATTCACCAAGTAGCCGAGGCCAGCGCCAAAAGTCGTGTCGCTGCCAAGGCTGGGTGTCAGTCGGCTGGGCGCGGGTTGCGATCGTCGTCCGAAGAAGGCGCGGTAGCGCAGGGGTTTCTGATCGGCGCCGAACACGGCCGCCACGCCGTAGCGTGGATCCTCCGCACCGGCGTAGCTGCCTTCGGCGCCCGAGGGCCACCACGCTTGTCCCTGCAAGCCGACGCCGGGCACGAGCCCTTCGTGCTCCAGCAACGATAGGCGAAGGTCCGTGCGAACGTCACCGAAGTCCGCTCCACTCGGTGAGGCGAATCGAGTCCCGAGCGCCGACGGCTCTTCTCCGCCCTGACTCAGGTAGATGGGGAGATCCACACCGACTTGGAGTCGCGCCCACAACGGCAAGGTCGCCATGGCATGCAGTACCAACTGATGGGAAACCACGTCGCCCAGGTCACTGCTGTCTTGGCGCAACACGAGCGGGCCGTTGGCGTAAGACGCCACCAAGCCCGCCTTCGGTACGAGATGCCCCCGCACGTGCATGTCGGGCACGGCCAAGAGCGCGTCCCCGGGCAGGGTCGGCTCGTAGCGCTCCAAGGCTCCGCCTTGCGCATGCGCGACGGATGACGCCATGAGAGCGCCGAGAAGGAGACGAGCGAGGCGCGATTGCGCTGGCATCACAACCGCCCGATCTATAGTGTTTTGCCGTGCGTGTCATCGTTTCTCGTCGCCTCCGTTGCGCAGCGTCGCTGTGGGTCTTGCTTCTCGCTGCGAGCGCGCAAGCCGCGCCCAAACCAACCCCGGGCTATCCGGAACGCGTGCTGCACTGGTCGATTCAGAAGGGCGAAACCTGTGCGCTCATCGCCAAAGCGCTCTACGGCTCCGCCAAGCACGCTGCGCTGCTGACCCGCTACAACAACGTCGACTGCGGGCGCCCCCTGACGGAAGGGCTGACCTTGGTCGTGCCCGAGATGGTGGGAACGGTTCCGACTGCCCAGCTGAGCTCCATGGCGCCCGAAGTGAAAGCGCGCCCCCCGGGCGCCGGCTGGCAACCCGCACAGCCCGGCATGTCGCTGTACGAAAGCCACTCGGTGAACACCCTGGACGCGGCGCGCGCCAACATCGTGTTTGCGGATCGCACCCGCGTCTACTTGGCGGAGAACACCCTCGTCGTCATCTACGACACCGCGTCGCACACGCGCGTGAGCAAGACACCGCCGGCTCGGGTGGAGCTGCAGAGCGGCGAAGTACAGGCCGGTCTCGCGGCGCTGCGGGGCAAGCCCGTGGAGATCTCCGTGCAGGGAGATGCCCGCGTCAGCGCCCAGAGCAAAGAAGCCGCTGTTCGCAAGAAGGGCAAGCGCAGCACCGTGAGCGTGTTCGACGGCAAGGCCTCGGTGCGGTCCGGCGGCAAGGCCGTGGAGGTGCCCGAGAAGCACGGCAGCGCCTTCGTGGAGCGCGAGGCGCCAACGCCACCACGCCCTTTGCCCCCTGCTCCCCGCTACGGAGCGGATTCGTCCCAGGGCATCGTCGTCACCACGCGCGAGGAAAGCCGCGTGTTCGTATCCTGGTCGGAGGTGCCGCGTGCCGTCGCCTACCGGGTCGAGCTGAGTCGCAACGACGAGTTCTCGGACCTGGTGGTGCGAGAAGAAGTACCCGCCAACATCCACGCCTTCCGCGCCGAGAAGCTGCCGCCGGGCGCCTACTACGTGCGCGTACGCGCCATCGACGACGAGGACTTCTTGGGACTCGCGAGCGAGCGACGTGACGTGACGCTGGTACAAGGCGCGCTCGTGGGTGGGACGATCCGCACTGGAAAGATCGTCGCCAACCCCTATGGCCGACTCACCCTATCGCCGGATCCCAACCTGGAGCTGTCCCTCGACGGTCAAACCTTCAGCCCCATGCCGACGGAGCTGGACTTGCTCTCCCTGGCACCCAAGCAACTCGTCTTGCGCGCACGTGGCAGTAGTGACGCCACTCGCCTCGCTGTCGAATACGAGTCGCCAAGGGCGCAGATTCAATGGCAGGACGTCGGAACCCGGGCGGTATCGGTTCGACTGATCGGCCTCGAGGGCATCGATATCGACGGACGCGTTGCACCGAAGCTGTGGCTCAGTCGGCCCGGCGGGAATCGCGAGGCCGTGGCGTTGAGCCCAACGGGCATGGCGGGAAGCTATCGAGCCACGCTGCCGGAGTTCGGCCCCGACGACCCAACCCTCGACCTGGTCGACTCCCGCGGCAGGTTGCTCGGGTCGGAAACTCTGCCACTCGATCGCGTCCGCAGCGAGCGCCCCGACGAGCCTCTGCGCCCGCTCGGCCTGATCGCGCCTCCGGTCGTGCCCTCCCCGGCCCTCAGCGTGAGCTGGTGGGCGCCGAGTGCAGTCAACTCGGGAGCCTTGGGGGTCACGGGTTCACGTGAGAGCAGCGAGAATCGCCTGCAAGGCCACGCGCGAGCACAAGGCACGGCGGGCGCCTTCGGCGCAGACGCCTTACTGCTCTCGGACGCTGCCGGCAGCGCGCCCGGCCCCGACCGAGCCGCGTGGCTCGGACTGCGTTGGCGCGCGGTTCGTGCCGAGGACCACACCGAGGTCGCGCCAGCGGTGCGCGTCGGCATCCCGACGACGCGAGGCGGAAGTCCGACTCGCGCTGAGCTGGGCGTCGCGATCGGAATGCGTCGGGAAAAGTTGGGGCTACTCGCCAACTTGGGTGGGCGCGCTGCTCTCGACGAGGACGGCGGCTCCAACACACCCGAGGCGCAGGGCTTCTTGCTCACGGGAGCCACTTGGGAGTTCAACGACTGGCTGCTCGGCTACGGCGTCGCCGACGCCCACGGCCTGGTGAACCACGACGAAGTGGCACCTCGGGCGGGACTGAGTTTGGGGCTGGAAGTGGGAACGCGACTGGTGGGCAGCCTGGGCCTACGCGCATCGCCCTGGGACGAGGACGGTGGACACGTACTCGGGCAGCTCGCCATTGGTGTACGGGAGCCCCTGCGGTGAAGGACGACGATCCTTCCGCTGGCGACGGGCGCCCGAGTACGTCCCCTGTCGGACCCGCTGCGGAACACCCGACGGGGAGGGACTCCCCAGGGTCGCCTCCGCCGGCTGCGCCACTACCCACGGCGCCAACCCTCGCACCAGCAAGGGTGCCGCACTTCAGCCAAGTCGGGAATCGACGCACCGCGGCCGCGAGCGAAGTGCGCGAGACGATGATGTCGAACACGGAACCGGTGCCGCCACCGAGCCCCGGTCCCAGCGTCGGGATGGTGATCGCCAGCCGCTATCGCCTCGACCAAGAACTTGCCAGCGGAGGCATGGGCAAGGTGTTCCGCGCGCTGCACGTCGATCTGAAGATCCCGGTGGCGCTCAAAGTGCTGCACGGTTTCATGGCCAGCTCCGAAGAAGCCATGCGCCGCTTCTACCGGGAGGCGCGCGCGGCGTCGCTGCTCGCTCATCCCAACGTCGTGAAGGTGACGGACTATGGGACCCACGACGGTCGCCCGTTCTTGGTGATGGAGCTGGTGGATGGCGAGTCGATGGAGTACTGGCTGTCGAGCCGAGATCGACCGCCGGCCCTGGCCGACGTGCGCGAAGCGATGATGCAGCTGACTCGTGGCGTCGGTGCCTCCCACGCGGCGGGCATCGTGCATCGCGATCTGAAGCCAAGCAACGTCATGCAGAGCGTGTTGGCGGACGGAAGCGTGCTGTGGAAGATTGCGGACTTCGGCTTGGCGCACCTGGATGACCCGAGAGACTACGGCAACACACTCACGCAGCCCGACGCCGTGGCCGGCACGCCCGACTACATGAGCCCCGAGCAGTGCCGCTCGCTGAAGGTGGGCCCGAGCACGGATCTCTACGCGCTGGGCTGCATCCTGACAGAGCTCCTCCAGCTGGAACCACCGTTCTGGGGCGCCTCCGCCATCGATGTGATCTCCCAGCACATGTTCAGCCCACCTCCCCCGCTGAATCGCCCCGCGGATGCCGAGCCCGTTCCTGAGCTGGTCGAGCGGTTGCGGTTGGCCCTGCTCGCGAAACGACCCCACGAGCGCCCCAAAACCGCAGCGGAGGTACTCGAGGCCCTCGAAGGCGCTTTCGACCCGGCGGAGAACGCGCGACGCTTGCCCGACCGAAAGGGCGAGACTCCCATGGGCGCGCGCGCAGAGCGCCACCCTGAATGGCTCGAGGCGGGCGCGGCGACACACACCAAGGCTTGCGGGACGGTGCGTCTCGTGCGGGGCGCTTCCGCGGGCAGCGCGGGCATCGACTCGGACGCGCTGACCGCCCTGCGCGCGCAGGGCTTCGAGGTCAGCGAAAGCGTCGAAGACGGTGGCCCCGCTCCCGACATTCTGCTCTACGATGCGGGTTCGGATTTGGCGCAAGCACTCGAGCGTCTCGAAGGCACAAGTTGCCCCGTTGTCGTTTGCGCTGAGGGCCTGGGCGCGGCGGAAACGAGCACCTTCATCGAGGCGGGCGCGGCGGACGTGATCTGCTACCCGGTCCGGGGCGACATCCTGGGGCGGCGGCTCCTGCGCCTTCTGCGAAAAAAAGCTATTCCTTCCAAATAGTTACGCTTTCAATTCGACCGAGCCGCCTCGACGCCAACGCCGTGATACAAGGCGAGAATAGTGTCTTCGGTCACGACGCCCATCGAAAGCAGGCCGCGCATTGCGGTGCGCACGCTGGCCGTAGAGGTGCTCGACGGCCCAGATGAGGGCATGCGCGCAGAAGCGAGTAGCGAGACCCTGAGCGTCGGCGTCAGCGAGGGCAACGACCTGAAGCTGACTGATGGAACCGTTTCCCGCTTTCACCTCGAGCTCACGCGCGACGAGCGTGGGGTCCGCATCACGGACTTGGGTTCGACCAACGGAACCTTCGTGGGTGACCTGAGAATCGACCGCGGAACGGTGCCACCGGGTTCGGAGATTCTGGTCGGTCGAACCCGCCTGCGCGTCGACGATGGCGAAGGCACCACCGCAGAGCTGCATGCGGGGGAGCAGTTGAGTGAACTGCGCGGGCGCACGCAGTTGATGCGACGCTTGATGGCCCGCGTGGGTCGCGTGGCACGCGCGTCCGTTCCGGTACTGATGATTGGCGAATCCGGTACCGGCAAAGAATTAGTGGCCCGCGCCATTCACGAAGGAAGCGAGCGGATCCGTGGGCCCTTCGTAACCGTGGACTGCGCGTCCCTGGCTCCGACCCTGATCGCCAGCGAACTGTTCGGTCATGAAAAGGGGGCCTTTACCGGAGCCCATCGCCAGCACCTGGGTGCCTTCGAGCGCGCCAACGGCGGAACCCTCTTCCTGGACGAGATCGGCGAGCTGCCGCAGGAGCTTCAGCCGCAGCTACTGGGCGCTCTCGAGCGGCGCCGCTTCCGCCGCGTGGGCGGACGTCACGAGATCGACGTCGATGTTCGCGTGATCTCGGCGACCAATCGCGATCTGCGCAGCGAGGTCAACGCCGGCACTTTCAGGCTCGACCTCTACTACCGCATCGCGGTCGTCGTGCTCAAGATCCCGCCGCTGCGCCAGCGTACGGAGGACATTCCCATTCTGGTGGAGCACTTCCTACGCGAGGCAGGACACGACGCCAGCGTGGAAGAAGCAGTCCCCGCAGAAGTCCTGGCGTCACTGTCGACCTACCGCTGGCCCGGCAACGTGCGAGAACTGCGCAACTGGGTGGAAGCGACGCTTGCCATGGGTGAATCCCCGGAGCTGCTGGATGACGTTGCCCCGCCGGCCAGCAGCGACGACGTTCAAGAACGCTTGTTGGAACTCCCCTACAAGGACGCCCGTGAAGTCATCCTCAACGACTTCGAGGCGCGCTACTGTGGATACCTGTTGGAGCGCGCCGAGGGGAATGTCACCCACGCGGCTCGGCTTGCCCGAATGGACCGCTCCTACCTGATCAAGTTGCTACAGAAACACGACTTGAAGTGAGGGTGCGGCAGCGTCTACGCGATCTAGCGTGGACTCAATAGCGGAACAAGCGCGTGACCGCAGCCGCCAGCTCCCGCACGCCGGGGACATGCAGGCGCTGGCCGTCCGCGGCGAGTTCCGTGGCGGCAGAGTGAGTCACGAGCTTCACCGTCGGCAGCGAAGCTCGCGCGCGCTCGGCGTGACCCGCCGGACACACGAGCAGCACCTCCGGGCTGGCCTCGCAGGCCGCCACTGCCTCGTCGAAGTGATACGCGAGGATCACATCGGCGATGGGCAGCAGCAGCCGGGAGACGCGATCGGCGGAAGGTGCGTCCTCGTCGAATACGACCACGCTAGGCCGGAGGATTTCGCGAAACAGCACCTGCCCCCGCTCTTCCTACAGCAACTTGTAGACCAAGCTGACGGCCGTGACGGTGTCGGTCTTTTCCACGTCCGGCAACGGGTTGTTGTCGTACTTGAGGCTGAAGGTCGTTGCGATGGAAAAGCCTTTGCCGATTGACGAAGTCAGGCCGACGTCCCAGTTCAAGCGCCAGTTCTTGGTCTCTTGCACGTCCTGCAGGTACTCGACCCCGGTGTTGAAGCTGACGGACTCACTGACAGCGTTGTCGTAGCCGGCAAACAGACGTCCGTTGTGGCGGGTTTCAGTCTTGTCCAGCGTTTCTCCGGTT
The nucleotide sequence above comes from Polyangiaceae bacterium. Encoded proteins:
- a CDS encoding FecR domain-containing protein, with the translated sequence MRVIVSRRLRCAASLWVLLLAASAQAAPKPTPGYPERVLHWSIQKGETCALIAKALYGSAKHAALLTRYNNVDCGRPLTEGLTLVVPEMVGTVPTAQLSSMAPEVKARPPGAGWQPAQPGMSLYESHSVNTLDAARANIVFADRTRVYLAENTLVVIYDTASHTRVSKTPPARVELQSGEVQAGLAALRGKPVEISVQGDARVSAQSKEAAVRKKGKRSTVSVFDGKASVRSGGKAVEVPEKHGSAFVEREAPTPPRPLPPAPRYGADSSQGIVVTTREESRVFVSWSEVPRAVAYRVELSRNDEFSDLVVREEVPANIHAFRAEKLPPGAYYVRVRAIDDEDFLGLASERRDVTLVQGALVGGTIRTGKIVANPYGRLTLSPDPNLELSLDGQTFSPMPTELDLLSLAPKQLVLRARGSSDATRLAVEYESPRAQIQWQDVGTRAVSVRLIGLEGIDIDGRVAPKLWLSRPGGNREAVALSPTGMAGSYRATLPEFGPDDPTLDLVDSRGRLLGSETLPLDRVRSERPDEPLRPLGLIAPPVVPSPALSVSWWAPSAVNSGALGVTGSRESSENRLQGHARAQGTAGAFGADALLLSDAAGSAPGPDRAAWLGLRWRAVRAEDHTEVAPAVRVGIPTTRGGSPTRAELGVAIGMRREKLGLLANLGGRAALDEDGGSNTPEAQGFLLTGATWEFNDWLLGYGVADAHGLVNHDEVAPRAGLSLGLEVGTRLVGSLGLRASPWDEDGGHVLGQLAIGVREPLR
- a CDS encoding sigma 54-interacting transcriptional regulator, whose amino-acid sequence is MSSVTTPIESRPRIAVRTLAVEVLDGPDEGMRAEASSETLSVGVSEGNDLKLTDGTVSRFHLELTRDERGVRITDLGSTNGTFVGDLRIDRGTVPPGSEILVGRTRLRVDDGEGTTAELHAGEQLSELRGRTQLMRRLMARVGRVARASVPVLMIGESGTGKELVARAIHEGSERIRGPFVTVDCASLAPTLIASELFGHEKGAFTGAHRQHLGAFERANGGTLFLDEIGELPQELQPQLLGALERRRFRRVGGRHEIDVDVRVISATNRDLRSEVNAGTFRLDLYYRIAVVVLKIPPLRQRTEDIPILVEHFLREAGHDASVEEAVPAEVLASLSTYRWPGNVRELRNWVEATLAMGESPELLDDVAPPASSDDVQERLLELPYKDAREVILNDFEARYCGYLLERAEGNVTHAARLARMDRSYLIKLLQKHDLK
- a CDS encoding serine/threonine-protein kinase — protein: MMSNTEPVPPPSPGPSVGMVIASRYRLDQELASGGMGKVFRALHVDLKIPVALKVLHGFMASSEEAMRRFYREARAASLLAHPNVVKVTDYGTHDGRPFLVMELVDGESMEYWLSSRDRPPALADVREAMMQLTRGVGASHAAGIVHRDLKPSNVMQSVLADGSVLWKIADFGLAHLDDPRDYGNTLTQPDAVAGTPDYMSPEQCRSLKVGPSTDLYALGCILTELLQLEPPFWGASAIDVISQHMFSPPPPLNRPADAEPVPELVERLRLALLAKRPHERPKTAAEVLEALEGAFDPAENARRLPDRKGETPMGARAERHPEWLEAGAATHTKACGTVRLVRGASAGSAGIDSDALTALRAQGFEVSESVEDGGPAPDILLYDAGSDLAQALERLEGTSCPVVVCAEGLGAAETSTFIEAGAADVICYPVRGDILGRRLLRLLRKKAIPSK
- a CDS encoding OmpA family protein, encoding MASSVAHAQGGALERYEPTLPGDALLAVPDMHVRGHLVPKAGLVASYANGPLVLRQDSSDLGDVVSHQLVLHAMATLPLWARLQVGVDLPIYLSQGGEEPSALGTRFASPSGADFGDVRTDLRLSLLEHEGLVPGVGLQGQAWWPSGAEGSYAGAEDPRYGVAAVFGADQKPLRYRAFFGRRSQPAPSRLTPSLGSDTTFGAGLGYLVNPIWISGEIFGSTRSRVDADLFSRAHTNLEALVSARYEHGPWQATLGAGPGLSEAAGTPRYRVVFAVSFAPGGEVSPGALAQQPKGDEAKVDAPAPRPAEPRSANSDDRDRDGVLNAKDACPDQYGETKTPPERLGCPLDSDADGILDVDDACPQQAGVSSVDPKRHGCPADGDGDGVLDADDACPREHGKRTEDPKTNGCPESVRLEGTQIVILQQVNFATGSDRIEASSFGLLTEVARVMNDHPDIVRVAVDGHTDNVGREAANMDLSRRRALSVMRWLVSHDVDERRLEARGFGPRRPLVGNDSDEHRAKNRRVEFQILKRSDQGERAWQDGPVKP